The genomic region CCCTGACACTCatatcataaaacatttttatattatctatttatatttattatattttagcagAAATTTATATCCAAATCCATGGAAAATGTCCCTCCACAATTCAATTATCCAGTAACATAAGACTAATAAGATTAATATTTAGAGATTTAGGTGTCACAAGACATGAAAGAGACTAGATTTTTGAGAAACAGTAAATGCGGAAGATCTAGGAAGTGATTTTGTGCTTTGATGTGGAACCAACATTCACTCACAAACTGCAGAAATTGTGATGGAACGTAGACCTGCCACAACGAATGAGGTACACTACACTGCCCTTTTCACTTACAGGTGTCTGAGAGGTGTGATTCTGTGTATGTTAACGGCAAGGAGACGCGTGGAAGGGTGAGGATGATGGTGAACTTCACCTACAGCTACCTGAGCACACAGCTGGAGGTGAGCGTGTGGATGCCTCGAGTCCCCTTGTATATGGAGATATCTGATTCAGAGCTCAGTCAGATCAAAGCCTGGAGAGTTCCTGTCACAGGAAACAAAAAGTAAGTGACAAGTGTATTTCCGTTGACACGCAGCCCCATTAAGCCCCATTAAGTTGTtggtataataataatcattttgcactttaaaagaaatttatatGAACAgtggaaaatattattatataagcaATATTTAAATTGCCGCATATCAGTGAGTTTGAGtgtaaaaatactaatacactaataataatacttttaattactAATTGAGATTTATTAGTATTTCAGCCTTAGGAAGTAGATTTACTTTCAATTCTCTGTAATAATACAAACATAGATATATCATGAGTATAATCCGTACTAAATTATCTCacatatttaaatcataaaacctgcttttacaaattaatccatatttactgtataaagaaatgtatatggTTTATTGTCTTAAATTTGAAAGATGTTTgacatttattgttgttaataaatattttaaatgcgcTATTTATGTTGTTGAATTTTGATTTCTTGAAGTGTGgtttgaaatgtgatttttttttttctagtttctttatttttagctcCTCAAACTAGCTCAGAACGTTCATATTTGATGTTCCACCTCATATGAACCCTTTCCACTTTAAAACTGCTCCATATcagttttttattacattgcagAGACTTTATTTTCAAGGCAGAGATGAGagacattattataaataataaacaatgaatcttattataaaaaataagtgatttattttcgttcatgttttttattattaacattaactttTTGCCATGTTCTTGAGcatgttttaatgcataatttatattGCGAATTGTACTTGAATTTTGAATCTTGTATTCCactgtgaatttttattttctcattttatttttatttttagctcctCTAACTAGCTCAGAACTTCTATTTTTGATGTTCCACCTCATATAGacttttttacactttaaaaccGCTCCAAAGTGTTCTTGTTAGAATAGAGAATGTGTTCCACAGAGATACCCCAGTGGTTTTTTATGACATTGCAGAGACTTTCATTACAAGGTAGAGATGAGAGATTGCTGAGTATAGTCAAATAGCagatagcagaaaaaaaaagatatatatatatatatatatatatatatatatatatatatatatatatatatatatatatatatatatatatatatatatatatatattgagaacAGGAGAGTGAGGAAAAGAGTTGTTCATCTTCTCTCTGCATGTTTCTCAGAGTGAGCTGGGAcacagaggaagaggatgagagGAAGGGCCGAGGCTGCATGCTGCAGTATCAGCACAGTTTGATTCGAGTGCTTACGGTCTTCACGGCAGAATCGCCAGATCCAAGCAGCCCGTCTCCTGCATACTTCCTTGGCTCTGATTGGCAGGTAGATGTGACACGGCTGGTTCGCTACTTTCTGAGAGTCGGGGATACAAGCGTTGCTCGCCTGCAGGCAGGAACCGTGCTGACAGGCAAGGCTGTGGGAGTCACCACCGTGCAGGTAATGGTGATAATGACAGAGCCACCCGCAGCTGTCAGCTTTGCACAATTCTCATTATTCATTAAGACAACAAAGTTTAGTGTGGATTTAGTTAATATCAGTGATGATACAGACAGCACTGAGATGGattgctcgtttttttttttttgaaaattggaagacaagtaaattaaaaatgatgccATGCTGGGCTTGGTTTGTGTTGTTCAGGTGATGTCTCCGTTGTCAAACTCGGTTCTGGCTGAGAGGATGATCCGAGTTCTGGATGATAAAGTCAGTATTACAGAGCTGGGTGTGCAGCTGGTCTCTGGCCTTTCCCTGAACCTGCAGCTCAGCCCAGGAAGCAACAGGGCCATCATTGCCAAGACAACCACACAGGAGATCATACACTACCCCAAGCAGGTAATTCATGTTGTTACATGGGCCGTCAGACTAATTAAACGAATTATGAGCTAGttcattaaagcaaaaataactacATAGAGACAAGAGACaggaaatacttttaataattaaaaaaataaaaaaacaatttaatgatGAAAGGTACTAAATTAAagttacattaacattaaatgtaatctgtaaatctgtaaatatgTTATCCGTTAAGATGACttagtattttttatacttttaattctaatattttatttaatacttaaaaaatttatttcaagcttttaataattaaaaaatatgttttaagtcTTTGACTGTTCTAAATTAATAccaaattaatgttaatattttaatgtgacaTTCATACTAGCTAATAAAATACGTAATTCATTACATtgatttagtattattaatttaatactttattatttaatttaagaagaaaaaatatatataatgataattatattataataaaataattattattattttgaatggtTAAAGGtactaaataaatgttgcattaacATTAAACTGACTGAATGCATCATCCATCCaaggtgcttaaaaaaaaatgttgtgtctAGTATAGTACCATTAATCACTATCTTTGCGAAGCACTGACCATTAAGTGTAAGGAAGAGTTGTACAACGAATACAACTATGCTCTAAATTCCTTCATATAACTGCCTGTTCCAGTGCCAGGTCTGAGTGGCATAACACGATCCGATCAATATCAAACTATTAGTACTCAGCGAGAGGCCTCATTCGTCTCTTGATGGGCTTTGCAAGCAGAGCTCCTAAGGCAATGCATAATGTATTTCACCCCAGAATATAGGGCAGCCTGTGGTGCCAGTTGCTTATACTGTATTAGCCAACAGCTCTGGGTTATTGTGCCACAACTTCTTATGGTACAAACTCTGCACTGTGCCCTCTGGTGGTTAAGCAAATGGAATTTtgaacataaacatataaatattgatCCATTTTTCCATAAGCCTGTTACATTCTACATCATTCCAAAGAACGACATATAATATATTGCTAAGATGCACTTTTAGCTGTAATGCtaactaaaaattaattttcaagaTGATTAACTTTGATgctttaaaggagtagttcacccaaaaatgaaaattattacataatctACCAATCCCCAAGCCATGCTAtttgtatatgacttttttctttcagacgaacacagccagagttttttaaaaatgtatcctggctcttacaagcttggtaatgctggtggatagtggccctTATATTAAAGCTCCATAAATAGTTTATATCTGTTGTAAAACTAACCCATGTGCCTCTGCGGGGTTAACACAAGtaaagcagattgatgggtttttgtaacaaaaatatttctatttttaactcaaatcaCTGACATCCGACAACAACTGTATGCACGTTCACAATAGAGCCAAGTTCCGACCATTCCAGCCATAGACGgaagtcagtgatttgagttataatttaaaaaaatactaatattttcaTTAGAGAAACCCATCATGTGTTAACCCCCCGGAAGCATATAAGTTAGTTTCACAGTGGATATATTTGATtcatggagcttcaaaataaatgacttgaaTGAGCCTGTGattgttttatgtaatgtttaaataaatatttataatcttTTACAACAGGAGGCGGTGGTTGGCTGCTGGCTGAAGTTCAGCGATGGCTCCCAGACTCCTCTTGATGTGTACGATCCCAGTGGTTATTCCGTCACCATTTCTTCACTGGACCCAAAGGTAGCAACTGTGCGAAAGATCCCGGGGTCCGTCTTTGTTGTGGTCGCTGAAGCCGAGGGACAGGGCTTACTACTCAGAGCGGAGCTAGCTATCTGCGAGGCTTGTCAAAAATCCAAACGCAAGAGCAAACTGGCTGTGGGTGGAGGCATGGTAAAGGTAAAATTCCCGCCGGATGAACAGTTTGCAGGGACTGGCAAAAAAGAAAGTGATGGTGAGGGTAGAGACGATGTGTCTAAACTGATTCTTACATCCCCTCTAAACACACTTCAACACACTGTTATCCAAGAGAGCACcacaaaagcattcaaaactgcAACCAATTCCAACCTTCAAGAAGCAATAGGAGGTGGCGTATCTACAATTAATTCCCTAAACACTATGGATAAAACTCTCATTACCAAGCCCATTGCAGACATAGCGCTTGTTACTGTAGGCCCTAGGAGTCCAATAAAGAACGGATATGGAAACCTGCTTGAGAAGTCTAACTTCCCTTTTCCACCACAAGAACCCAAGAGAGAACCACCATTAGTGGAGAGTGACTTAATACAGATGTTTAGTGTGTTCACAGACATAGAGGTCTGCATCTATGCATTGGTAGGACTCTCTTGCTTGGTCATTATCGCCATCTTACTTCACTGTGCCACCAACAGCGCAAGATCACGCAGCAAGAAGTCTCCGGTTCAGTGCCAGGGTCAATCTGAGCACAAGCATCACTGGGTACGTCTAGGCACAGCTGCAGAGCAAAACAGAGCTGCGCCGATTGCGACTACCTCCAAGCAGGAGATGCAGGCAGCTGTGCAAAGACCGGTTCAGATGCAAAACAGCAGAGGCCCGGAGACAATCCAGCCGAGGGAGATCCCAGCCATTGCAGGTGAGGAGAGAACTGCCACTCTGGGACGAAGAACCAACACGCTTCCTCCGAGGCGGGATCCCATGGCTCCACTGCCTCCAATGGCAGTCAGATCTGCCACCCTCCTGGCAAGGCCCGTTCGCAGCGATCCTCTACATTCTCCCACAAGCAAAAGGAATCAGGTGCAATTTACAACCTTTACTACTCTGGACATCAAACACCTGGCTGCTCTCAAGAAGAGTGGCCAGAACTTCAGCTGGGCCAGTCAACCAGTTGGAGGTTGTCAAGCTGCCAGTATCAGCCAGGGTGGGTTAAATGGTAAAGCTGAAAGAGTCAatcatgtacatttttgtaaccCTGTGGAAGTATTTGCTCCGACACCGGAATCCAAAGAATCCAAAGGATTTCTTCCAGAAGGTCCATGGCCTATGGCTACACCGGTGTCAAAAGTGTGATGGTTTCTGTTTAAATTGGCCACagatctatttttatataaattgttgCATTGAACTGAATTTGACAGTTTATATAGGAATGTTTTTATGGacaatttaacacaaaaatttctttgtttttcatttatgtgtATGCCTGTCTGAAAAGTTTGATGTAAATATTTCTGCAACCTGCAAGTTTTTACAACAAATATAATTgatgataatatataaaaaaatgtgtatattgttttattgtttttaaacaggcaaatacatttaatttaattaaagatttaaatatatatgtataaataaaatgaaaatgtatgaaatagaTCCATTAATGCAAATATGAAGTTGTATAATATTAAgcttatttaatattaagttaacattaaataatCACATTTCTTCTACACATAGGTTCAGTTTTCAGTGTTAACTATTGATTTTATGCTTTAATGAATTCATCAAATAAAGTATCTGCTTGTGTACATTTCTATTATTGTAATGGTCTTTAATGACACGTTGTTTTGTGCCTATATCATTCTATTTATGTTAAGACTGATTCAACACTGATTTACAGTGGCTCTAGAtcctctttttattattaataagtggATTCATCCGTTTTATGACTGCAGAAGTACAGCTTCTTATAAAGCTTCACATGCCTCCTGATTGTTTTCTGGTTATCTAGTCTTTGACCCGTGCTCTGGTTCAGCTCATCAGTGACACCTTGgagtaaaaacaaagaaatctctgCTGCAAACAAAGCTCTATTTTATTGTGATACCACCAACCCTAGCTTTGCAATGACTGCCATCGCCCTCTGCCTCAAAAAACAGCTATCTCTCTCTCGAGTGAGCACTGCTTTAAATCTTGAAATTGCGTTTCCCTCGTTGCATGTGGAGAAATAGGTTGGCCTAGCCCAGATAATCTGATGTGTTGCACCTCAGGACTGTTGTAGATTTGCAGGGAGGATTTCATCTCCAAAACAGCTCTAAGGTACTTCCACAGCAGTTACCAGTTAGAAATAAACTTCCAAGCTTGTTGCCTGTGTGTaaacactttctttaaaatatttaatttcacaacgtaatttacatttcagcaacatttatttgagaataaatcaagacaaattaaattgttttgctATAGGagttgttgcaaaaaaaaaataaaaaaattgtgtattaCGACTATTAGTAGGGtggataaaatatatatgtttaatattaatactattatttaatataccACAAGTTAGACTGGTAGGTGGACAGTTTTCCTATTTCCTAtgttgaattaataatgttgttGTATTGTTGGGTCTTTTAATGTCACGgaaatacttctttttttaacagtgcaaaatatgacaaataacCAGTTTAAGAAGCActgctaaactatttttttccccctaaaaaagaaaatcatgccgATCCTGCTAATCATCTAGTCCTTAACTATTTAAGAGTCTTAAAATGATCTGTAAAATTTTCTAGGAATAGGATGGGCATAGCacaaagaaatacatatttgtgTGTAGGAAGTGAATAACAGCTACGTCTGTGCTATCATTACAACAGTCACCTAATCCAGAGCGTTGGATATTCTATTGACAGATTTACAGGATTGAGGTCATTGTGTTTCTGGATTAACATGCATTAGTTGATCTCTACCCACACGTGGGCCAAACATGGTGAATCTGCTCTTAACTCCTTTCACTTCTGGCTTGTATTTAATACTGGCCAAAGGTAGTATCTTCAGCTAGCCTGTCTGCAGTTTTTTAAGTACATTTCAAAGAATTTTTATCTGAAAGACTGTATGttacaacaacattttttttaggtgGCTGAATTCACTCAAAAAATTGTGATATATaaaagataatatataataatagacaaaagatatataaaggataatataagataaaaaaagtgCCTCGCTTTACATTTCATCAGTGTGTGCTAGAACTATCACTGATGATCCAGCGAATGAGTGCAAACGCATGAAAGTGGAGGACTTGGCATCCTCTTACAGAGAAGCGGTAACTGATGAAAGCAGGGCGCAATGGCGAGCTTCCACAAGTTGATGAGGGACTATAGCAATAGTGAGGTAGCACTGAATGAGGGTTACTagaatattaattattgatAAGAAAATGGGACATccatagaaaacaaaaacaagtttaGATGTTACAACTTTGCAACAAAGACGTTTTCATTCTGCTTTTTTACTAGTTCACAAAATTGatagtgttgtaataaaaaacagatttttgacTAATGTTTTAGCAAAATAATCCTCACAATggataatatattaaaactacaattaaaagaTGTAGGTGTAGTGGATAAGGGTTGGTGACGAAAGGTACTGATTTGATTGTGACGAGCAAAACGCTTAAACCCAGGTTGCTccatttaatatcatttaatgtttaattacatttaatgttccTGTAATAtcacattaagacattttaaagtataagaACCCTTATAGATTGCAACAGTCAGGTTTTCATATATTCACAGTTaaattttcatatt from Puntigrus tetrazona isolate hp1 chromosome 21, ASM1883169v1, whole genome shotgun sequence harbors:
- the LOC122326553 gene encoding LOW QUALITY PROTEIN: transmembrane protein 132D-like (The sequence of the model RefSeq protein was modified relative to this genomic sequence to represent the inferred CDS: inserted 2 bases in 2 codons), translated to MLLMVIALCLSCAKGMKVVELSDDPRSLSPLAAPPSVNYQIINADFLLLRDTSQDVMDNSSLRAQRQPFILTGLTGQPAINVSYGPMSLEQSIPLHMIHTGPRIRXFILARQVRSSTPALYVLFYATGNRDDMSEGPMQNMPGQNEGGYICLTAYAFWESREVKDSCSISADGGFCLVHLKPEPAWFNPXGGRSSWEQRGDQRGNVAELYYQIRPSPSGQCVPQESKIRRGPQHSDLGRQIYGTSMKKIGTVNLLRSPPGNPTFMRLRLGGAVIIQTSSKPLKTTDTATFYVFLSSTSPVEHFILRATSRKGMSFSTARPSDASLWDITLEPGRGSDAQTISVTCQKKSTFTSKRGLLEVLQLDFETEEQSDQLESQMITWRLELPGNMIRDEGTMRIYTIQRDYVGIAPLITDTELLNTAVLTGKRVSVPVKVLGVEADGSITDITNSSRCRSSDQDVLKVSERCDSVYVNGKETRGRVRMMVNFTYSYLSTQLEVSVWMPRVPLYMEISDSELSQIKAWRVPVTGNKKVSWDTEEEDERKGRGCMLQYQHSLIRVLTVFTAESPDPSSPSPAYFLGSDWQVDVTRLVRYFLRVGDTSVARLQAGTVLTGKAVGVTTVQVMSPLSNSVLAERMIRVLDDKVSITELGVQLVSGLSLNLQLSPGSNRAIIAKTTTQEIIHYPKQEAVVGCWLKFSDGSQTPLDVYDPSGYSVTISSLDPKVATVRKIPGSVFVVVAEAEGQGLLLRAELAICEACQKSKRKSKLAVGGGMVKVKFPPDEQFAGTGKKESDGEGRDDVSKLILTSPLNTLQHTVIQESTTKAFKTATNSNLQEAIGGGVSTINSLNTMDKTLITKPIADIALVTVGPRSPIKNGYGNLLEKSNFPFPPQEPKREPPLVESDLIQMFSVFTDIEVCIYALVGLSCLVIIAILLHCATNSARSRSKKSPVQCQGQSEHKHHWVRLGTAAEQNRAAPIATTSKQEMQAAVQRPVQMQNSRGPETIQPREIPAIAGEERTATLGRRTNTLPPRRDPMAPLPPMAVRSATLLARPVRSDPLHSPTSKRNQVQFTTFTTLDIKHLAALKKSGQNFSWASQPVGGCQAASISQGGLNGKAERVNHVHFCNPVEVFAPTPESKESKGFLPEGPWPMATPVSKV